A region of the Acidimicrobiales bacterium genome:
TCCGCGACGTGGTGGCGGAGTATCTGCGCCGGGAGGGCTACGAGGTGCACGCCCTCGGCGACGGATCCGCGGCGACCGATTGGCTGGCGGTCAACACGCCGGATCTCGTCGTCCTCGACGTGATGCTGCCCGGCACCGACGGCCTCACGGTGCTGAAGGAGCTCCGCCGCGGCAGCGACGTCCCCGTGATCCTGCTCACCGCCCGGGTGGAGGAGGTCGACCGCATCCTCGGCCTCGAGCTCGGTGCCGACGACTACGTCGTCAAGCCCTTCTCCCCCCGTGAGGTCGCAGCCCGGGTGCGCTCCGTGCTGCGCCGCACCCAGCCCGTCGCCGCACCCGTCGGGGGCGGAGGGACGGTCGGCGAGGAGCCCGTGCTCGACTTCGGTGCGTTGCGCATCGACCGGCTCGCTCGCGAGGTCGAGGTGGACGACCGCCTCGTGACGCTCACCCCGAAGGAGTTCGACCTCCTCGAGCACCTCGCCTCCTCTCCCCGCCAGGTCTTCTCCCGTCGCCAGCTCCTGACCTCGGTGTGGGACTCCTCCCCCGACTACCAGGACCCGGCCACCGTCACCGTGCACGTCGGCCGGTTGCGCCAGAAGCTCGAGGCCGACGCCGACGAGCCCCGCTGGATCGTCACCGTGTGGGGCGTCGGCTACCGGTTCGAGCCATGAGCGCGCTCCTCGGGGCGGCGGCGTGGAACGAACAGATCGCCGACTACCCGGGCCGGGCGCTCGTCGCCTCCACCGCCCTCCTGGCCGTGGTGGTCGCCGCCGGGCTGGCGGTCCGAGCCATGAACCGTCGGACCCGGTCGCTCCGCGCCCAGCTGCTGACGATCACCCTCGCCGGCCTCGCCCTCGGCACCCTGGCGGCGTTCGCCCTCGCCTACGTCATGGTGCTCGACAGCAGCGACCTGGCCACCGTCGTGTCCGTGCTGATCATCACCTCGGTCTTCGCCACGGGGCTCGTGCTCGTCGCCACCACGCCGCTCAGCCGCGACGTGCGCCATCTCGAGGACGTCGTCGGGCGCATCGAACACGGCGACCGCGAGGCCCGGGCCCTCCTCGACCGCGCCGACGAGCTGGGGCACGTGGGTCGGGCGGTCGACCAGCTCAACGCCCGCCTCGGCGAGCTCGAGGCGACCCGCACCGCACTCGAAGAAGAGCGCAACCTCGTGCTGTCGAACATCAGCCACGACCTGCGCACCCCCCTGGCCGCGCTGCGGGCGGCCATCGAGGCGCTGGCCGACGGCGTCGTCGACGACACCCCTCGCTACTACCGCTCGATGCAGCGCGACGTCGAGGCGCTCACCGTCCTCGTCGACGACCTCTTCCTGTTGGTCCGGGTGGAGAGCGGCCGCCTCGACCTCGCCGTCGAGTCGATCGACCTGGCCGAGATCGCCGACGAGGCCCTGGAAGCCCTGGCTCCCACCGCCGCCGCAGGCGGCATCGACCTGACGCTGCTCACCACCGGCCGCGTGGGGACCACCGGGGACCCGAGTGCGCTGGGGCGCGTCGTACGCAACCTGCTCGACAACGCCATCCGCCATGCCCCGCCGGGATCGAACGTGGAGGTCTCGGTGGGCGCCGATCCGGCCGGGCCGTGGGTGCGGGTCGTCGACGCCGGGCCGGGGTTCCCGCCCGGCTTCGAGGATGCCGCCTTCGACCGGTTCACCCGCGCCGACGCCAGCCGGACCCGCGACACGGGCGGTGCGGGGCTGGGCCTGGCCATCGCCCGAGGCCTGGTCGAGGCCCACGGCGGCGAGGTCTGGGTGGAACCGCCCCCGGGCGGACGAGTCGCCTTCCGGCTCCCGCCGGAGCCGCTCGAACCCCCCGGACCCGAGGCCGACCGGCACCCGTCGTCGACGGAGCGTCACCTCGCGGTGGACTGACCCGGGCTCGGCGGATGAGCCGCCGTCCCGTGTGCGACTGCCGCCCGTCCGCTCGTCCGTGCAGACGAACGATGATGCGCTTGGGGCTGGCCGAGCGGCCGGCGGGCGCTAGCCGGTGAACGCCGGCGTCACCTCGACCGCAGCGGCCGCAGGGGGGGCAGCCGTCGTGGGCGACGGGACCGGCAACGAGACCGTGATCGGGCTCTCGTTGGCGATCGTGGCCCGGACCGCCAGCACGAACGC
Encoded here:
- a CDS encoding response regulator transcription factor, which codes for MDKSPNAGTVLVVDDEPTVRDVVAEYLRREGYEVHALGDGSAATDWLAVNTPDLVVLDVMLPGTDGLTVLKELRRGSDVPVILLTARVEEVDRILGLELGADDYVVKPFSPREVAARVRSVLRRTQPVAAPVGGGGTVGEEPVLDFGALRIDRLAREVEVDDRLVTLTPKEFDLLEHLASSPRQVFSRRQLLTSVWDSSPDYQDPATVTVHVGRLRQKLEADADEPRWIVTVWGVGYRFEP
- a CDS encoding HAMP domain-containing histidine kinase produces the protein MSALLGAAAWNEQIADYPGRALVASTALLAVVVAAGLAVRAMNRRTRSLRAQLLTITLAGLALGTLAAFALAYVMVLDSSDLATVVSVLIITSVFATGLVLVATTPLSRDVRHLEDVVGRIEHGDREARALLDRADELGHVGRAVDQLNARLGELEATRTALEEERNLVLSNISHDLRTPLAALRAAIEALADGVVDDTPRYYRSMQRDVEALTVLVDDLFLLVRVESGRLDLAVESIDLAEIADEALEALAPTAAAGGIDLTLLTTGRVGTTGDPSALGRVVRNLLDNAIRHAPPGSNVEVSVGADPAGPWVRVVDAGPGFPPGFEDAAFDRFTRADASRTRDTGGAGLGLAIARGLVEAHGGEVWVEPPPGGRVAFRLPPEPLEPPGPEADRHPSSTERHLAVD